In Lolium rigidum isolate FL_2022 chromosome 3, APGP_CSIRO_Lrig_0.1, whole genome shotgun sequence, the genomic window GTTAGTGCAGGTGCCGCAGCACACTGTCAATACAACCCAGTTAGCAACGCTATCTATTTCCGCAGCGATATACTGTATCTATCATTAGCTGCACATATGAAATCCTTGTTCTGTTACCCTTTGCTTACTTTCCACTCTGGGCGCAAATGCCCAGACCTGTACATCACACACCCAGGGGGAAATAGTGTAAGAAGAAAATCATGCTCCTAAAATATCGTATTGCTATTATTGCTCGTCCCTTAATTTTCCTATTTTGTATCTAGTGTATTTACTAGGCATTCATATGGGTAGCTTGCCCAAGGAAGCTTCAAGGTTGAACCGTTTggaggttgtacccccagcccacagtTAGTGTGTTATGAATGCGAGTTCGGTACAGTATCTAATACAGGGTGGTAGGGAGGGAGGGGACATGTCTGTCTCCATTTTCTGGACATAGGGTTTGAGACATTGACTTTATCCGAAGCATCGGAAGCTGTTTAGACCTGAAAATCTTGTCCGATTCTGCTCGAACAGAATGATGTTCCTACTGCAGAATACGGAAATGCTAGGTAGAGGTTACCCCTTTCCAAAGGTCAGTCCAGCATCCTTGACAGCTCGACACGTGGCAGCACCATATGTCACTCGGTCACAGCCGTACAAGGTGCGTGTGGTTTGCTTGCAATGGGGGCCACACTTGCATGACTTGCAATGTTTCCCTTTGTATTTCCAGTGCGTGGGTGTATGTATTTACTTCTCTAATCAGGAGTTAGTAGCTTTTCAACCGTGCCTGTGAATATGGATCCATTTGTGTTGCTGTATTTCCCATGTCAAGGTCTTTAAATCTAGACCAACTATTAGATATATTACAGTGAAATATTTTCCAAGTTATTTTACTAGTTTTCCTGCCGTTTTGTGCTGAAGGCGCCATGACTCCGCACAGCCGGTAGCAGGTGTTATATCTCTTCAGTCATGTCGCCTTTGATTAATGGGCCTTTGACCTATGATTTCAATATATCTGTATAATGTTGAATTGCCGAAACCTGTGACTCAGCGAATCCTATAGCGGGCGTTTCATCTCATCTTGCCTTTGATGAATGGGTGCTCTGACCTGTGTCTCCTCCACAATCCGTGTAAGACAAAAAAACTTGACGTAGGCAGAGAGAAGAAATACCGCTAGAATACGTGTAAGACAATACACCTAGTGTCGCTGGACGTGACGTGTCATGTGCTTCAAGCACCATCCCATTTTCCGCGTTGAGGGCGCCCTTTTCCGAGTCACCCCCAGTTCTAAAACGGGACAGGTCAAAACACCTTGTACACCCGAGAACATCTGAAAACAGTCTGTCTGGATATGCATGACTTGCACATCAGTCCTTGATGCATTTACTGCCATTGTGATCCAGTGTAATAGTTTCTACCTACCCCATCTATGGTACCATATGCCTTGTATATGTTTTTTCTTCTTACATCATGATGCTTGCTGTTCTTTATTCATTTTTCCTTAAGGTTATATTTACAGCTAGTTTAATCATATATCCCTTTTTTGTGCAGCTACAACTTGTTCTCGGGCCACAGTAGCTTTATCTATGCTACGGGAGAACAGGGGTGGTTTTGATGTTATAATTAGTGATGTTCACATGCCTGATATGGATGGATTCAGGTTACTTGAACTTGTAGGCCTTGAGTTGGATCTTCCAGTTATTAGTAAGTAAATTCTACTATTTGCTCTgttaaagattttttttttctaccATGTCATATTCAGTATGTTCAGTTGTACTAAATCTTGTTCTTAATGTTTCAGTGATGTCTGCTGATTCAAGTACAAATGCTGTAATGAAAGGAATCAAACATGGAGCATGCGATTATTTGATTAAACCTGTCAGGATGGAGGAGTTAAAAAACATCTGGCAACATGTTGTACGGAAAAAATTCAGTGGAAACAAGGAGCACGAGCATTCAGGTAGCCTAGATGATACAGATCGGACCAGGCCAACCAACAATGATAACGAGTATGCTTCTTCTGCAAATGATGGAGCTGATGATAGCTGGAAATCTCAGAAAAAGAAACGGGATAAAGAAGACGATGACAGTGAATTGGAAAGTGGTGATCCTTCTAATAGTTCAAAGAAACCAAGAGTTGTTTGGTCAGTTGAGCTCCATCAACAGTTTGTAAATGCAGTCAACCACCTTGGAATAGACAGTAAGCTTCCATTACCTGCTTTAGTtcttattttaattatttttggtCTTCATTAGGACTTTATCGTAAGTATGATATGCTAGTTAAATTCCTTCTAGGTTGACTTTATCTAGTAATTTTTAGTACCGTTGCACACTTGTTCTATAGAAGTATGTCACACCTCTCCAGTTTCatgttttcattttatttataaTTTTTTGTACAGAAGCTGTTCCTAAGAAAATTTTGGAGTTGATGAATGTCCCTGGTTTAACAAGGGAAAACGTGGCCAGCCATTTGCAGGTTTGATTTTGGCCTCAATCTTGGTACCTTTGTAGTATCCTCAATGAGCATGATCTTTAACTGTTTTTCTGGTGACTTATCACTTTTGTTTACTGGTGAACTTCTTGGAGTGTTTTACTGTTTTTCTACACTCGTGGATGGTAACTTAAAGGTTTTCAGTATTTATGCTTTACCGACTACTGCTCCACTCCACTTTTTGCTCTAAAACGTAACTGCATCAAGTTCTTGATTTAATAAAAAAAGTATTGCAGGAACATAAATTAACCCTCGTTATTTTGGATAGTTCCGACCAGAAGCATCGTATAACGTTTTGATGCTGGCATGCCAGTCATCCCCATTATGCATTTTCAAACTTGATAATTCCTTCAGTGTTGAGCGCAAAACTATTATTATTACCTCTAGATTCATCATATAGCATATAATAGTTACTGTTTGTTTTCAGCCAGGCAGTATACTGTGTTGATTTCCTTGTGGTAACTTTTATGTCAGTTATACCAGATAATCATGGTGACACAAtgcatttcttttctatttgcagAAATTCAGATTGTATCTGAAGAGGATAGCTCAGCATCATGCAGGCATGGCTAATCCATATGGTGTGCCTGCTTCTAGTGCTCAAATGGCCTCATTAGGAGGACTTGATTTCCAAACTTTGGCTGCTTCAGGTCAGATCCCTCCTCAAGCCCTGGCTGCTTTGCAGGATGAGCTCCTAGGTCGACCCGCGAACAGCCTGGTGTTGCCTGCAAGGGACCAGTCATCTTTACGACTTGCTGCAATCAAAGGAAATAAGCCCCATGGAGAAAGAGAAATAGCATTTGGTCAGCCCCTGTACAAGTGCCAGAATAATTCATATGGGGCATTCCCACAAAGCAGCCCTGCAGCTGGAAGAATGCCTTCTTTTTCAGGTTGGCCCAATAATAAACTTGGCATGACAGATCCAACCAGCACACTGGGTAATGTGAATAATTCTCAGAATAGCAATATAGTCTTGCATGAATTGCAGCAGCAACCAGATACCATGCTGTCAGGAACCCTTCACACTCTAGATGTCAAACCTTCTGGCATAGTAATGCCATCTCAGTCACTAAACACTTTCGCAGCTAGCGAGGGTCTCTCTCATAATCAAAATCCTTTGATTATGCCTTCTCAATCGTCAGGTTTTCTAACATccattcctccgtccatgaaggcAGACTCTGTTCTCCCAACTTCTCAATCACCAAACAGTCTGTTAGGTGGAATTGATCTGATTAATCAAGCTTCAACCAGTCAACCTTTCATTAGTAGCCATGGAGGAAATCTTCCTGGTCTCATGAACCGTAACTCAAATGTAATACCATCACAAGGAATGAGTAACTTTCAGACTGGGAATAATCTGTATCTGGTTAATCAGAATTCCATGGGACTGGGCTCTAAACCACAAGGTGTTCTAAAGACTGAGAGCACTGACTCTCTCAGCCAAAGCTATGGTTATGGTAGCAACCCTATGGATTCCGGCTTGCTGTCTTCTCAGTCAAAAAATGCACAGTTTGGTTTCCTGCATAGTCCAAATGATGTCACTGGTGGCTGGTCTTCCTTGCAAAATTTGGATAACTATAGGAATACTGTTGGGCCAAGTCACCCAGTTTCCAGTTCGTCTAGCTTTCAGAGTTCCAATGGGGCACTTGGAAAATTGCCTGATCAAGGACGAGGAAAAAATCTTGGGTTTGTTGGCAAAGGTACTTGCATCCCAAACCGCTTTGCAGTGGATGAAATTGAATCTCCAACGAACAGCTTGAGTCACAGCATTGGAAGCAGTGGAGATATCCCTGACATGTACGGATTTAGTGGACAGATGTGAAAGGCTTCTTGAATTTGTAAGTAGGTAAGCATCGCTTCCTATGCAACTTTGTCATAATATTCATGGTACTGTTTCTTTTGGACAAGGATAGATTTGGTCAGCTTTCAAGCTAACAATACCTTTCTTTCCCTATTAGTATTAACTTTTGATGCATTCAATtagttgtttgtgtttttgtatcCATCCTATTTATTGTCACTTAGTAGCTCTTACATTGGCCTTTAACTTGAGCATACTGTTCAACCTAATCTAACCATAGCCTGTTGTATCATATTCATCACTTGAAAATTTTATGTCATTTTTACTGTACGTTATAATTGAAGCGCCTGTTTTCTAACAGAGTTGCTTACGTTGTGCAGGGTGATCACCGGAAACAATTTAGTGGCTTGATGAATGGTTGCTTGTCTTTTTCGTTTCATCTTTCTTCTCTGTAATTGGTTTATAAAGGGAATAATTTCTGTGACAGCATGTCGAATCTTGGTTTATAGAAAGTTGTTCGGTTTAAAGAACTTTAAATTACTTAGTCCTTTTTACGTAGCTCCTTGCCTTAGTTAAGTTTATATG contains:
- the LOC124701838 gene encoding two-component response regulator ORR21-like, with the protein product MAPPEEAGGADQFPVGMKVLVVDDDPTCLAVLNRMLVQCRYDATTCSRATVALSMLRENRGGFDVIISDVHMPDMDGFRLLELVGLELDLPVIMMSADSSTNAVMKGIKHGACDYLIKPVRMEELKNIWQHVVRKKFSGNKEHEHSGSLDDTDRTRPTNNDNEYASSANDGADDSWKSQKKKRDKEDDDSELESGDPSNSSKKPRVVWSVELHQQFVNAVNHLGIDKAVPKKILELMNVPGLTRENVASHLQKFRLYLKRIAQHHAGMANPYGVPASSAQMASLGGLDFQTLAASGQIPPQALAALQDELLGRPANSLVLPARDQSSLRLAAIKGNKPHGEREIAFGQPLYKCQNNSYGAFPQSSPAAGRMPSFSGWPNNKLGMTDPTSTLGNVNNSQNSNIVLHELQQQPDTMLSGTLHTLDVKPSGIVMPSQSLNTFAASEGLSHNQNPLIMPSQSSGFLTSIPPSMKADSVLPTSQSPNSLLGGIDLINQASTSQPFISSHGGNLPGLMNRNSNVIPSQGMSNFQTGNNLYLVNQNSMGLGSKPQGVLKTESTDSLSQSYGYGSNPMDSGLLSSQSKNAQFGFLHSPNDVTGGWSSLQNLDNYRNTVGPSHPVSSSSSFQSSNGALGKLPDQGRGKNLGFVGKGTCIPNRFAVDEIESPTNSLSHSIGSSGDIPDMYGFSGQM